One region of Paenibacillus polymyxa M1 genomic DNA includes:
- the fabZ gene encoding 3-hydroxyacyl-ACP dehydratase FabZ, whose amino-acid sequence MDKLQLDVNQIQEIIPHRPPFLLVDRIIELEEGKRAVGIKNVTMTEPHFIGHFPGYPVMPGVLITEALAQVGAVALLHLESNRGKIGFLAGLDGFRFRGQVVPGDTLTLEVEITRSKGAFGKGKATAKVGDTVVAEGEIMFALSDPPQ is encoded by the coding sequence ATGGACAAATTGCAATTGGATGTTAATCAAATTCAGGAGATTATTCCGCATCGACCGCCATTTTTGTTGGTGGACCGTATTATTGAACTGGAGGAAGGTAAAAGAGCAGTAGGCATTAAAAATGTAACGATGACTGAGCCCCATTTCATTGGACATTTTCCGGGTTATCCCGTTATGCCTGGTGTGTTGATCACTGAAGCGTTGGCTCAAGTCGGAGCAGTCGCATTACTGCACCTAGAGAGCAATCGCGGCAAAATCGGCTTTTTGGCAGGGTTGGACGGTTTCCGTTTCCGTGGACAGGTAGTCCCTGGGGATACGCTGACACTTGAAGTGGAAATCACTCGTTCTAAAGGTGCTTTTGGTAAAGGGAAAGCTACGGCGAAAGTGGGCGACACAGTAGTAGCTGAAGGCGAGATTATGTTTGCCTTATCAGACCCACCCCAATAG
- a CDS encoding DNA-directed RNA polymerase subunit beta: MKEEQSDSRPVPEKTKSRWRTARYFVVPLLLLFSLLGGLIAGYVIVGKQGLAGVFEWKTWQHVIDLIFAP; encoded by the coding sequence ATGAAGGAAGAACAATCTGATTCCCGTCCGGTGCCTGAAAAGACTAAATCCCGCTGGCGTACTGCTCGTTATTTCGTAGTTCCGTTGCTGCTCCTGTTCTCGCTGTTAGGCGGCTTAATTGCAGGATATGTAATTGTAGGTAAGCAAGGGCTGGCAGGCGTATTTGAATGGAAAACCTGGCAGCATGTCATTGATCTTATATTTGCGCCTTGA
- a CDS encoding flagellar hook-basal body protein has product MNNSMIGAMVSMASVQQRLDLIADNIANVNTVGYKSKQGSFEDVLANVQQQPSTYLQNGRAMPLGYNLGYGVKTTAIMKNMEQGPLKETGLPTDLAIQGNALFEIQGNGQKAWTRDGSFHFIPDPNDNETMMLTTAEGYSVLDNNDIPVTAPAGSKVAINSDGELLIRANGTGAPTVGQRIKLMDVQRPEGLQQRDDNLFVLANGVTEADVFGAAGVAGAVPTDVSVRSGYLEESNVDLAGEMTDMMQVQRMYQMAARALTSSDTMMNLANNLRA; this is encoded by the coding sequence ATGAACAACTCCATGATTGGCGCAATGGTGTCTATGGCCAGTGTGCAGCAGCGTTTGGATTTAATTGCCGATAATATCGCCAATGTCAATACGGTTGGTTATAAGAGTAAACAAGGTTCCTTTGAAGATGTATTGGCTAATGTGCAGCAACAGCCTTCAACGTATCTCCAAAATGGACGGGCGATGCCGCTCGGCTATAATTTGGGCTACGGAGTCAAAACGACCGCAATTATGAAAAATATGGAGCAAGGCCCACTCAAGGAGACAGGACTTCCTACGGATCTGGCGATCCAGGGGAATGCCTTGTTTGAAATCCAGGGAAATGGGCAAAAAGCTTGGACGCGTGACGGCAGCTTCCATTTTATTCCTGATCCGAATGATAATGAGACGATGATGTTGACCACTGCGGAAGGTTATTCTGTGCTGGATAATAACGATATTCCTGTGACTGCGCCAGCGGGTTCCAAAGTAGCTATTAACTCCGATGGCGAATTGCTGATTCGTGCTAATGGAACTGGCGCTCCGACAGTTGGTCAGCGAATTAAGCTAATGGATGTACAGCGTCCAGAAGGATTGCAACAGCGGGATGATAACCTGTTTGTGTTAGCAAATGGTGTGACAGAAGCCGATGTATTCGGGGCAGCAGGGGTGGCAGGTGCTGTTCCAACGGACGTATCTGTGCGTTCCGGTTATCTTGAGGAGTCTAATGTGGATTTAGCGGGCGAAATGACGGATATGATGCAAGTCCAGCGGATGTATCAAATGGCGGCACGGGCATTAACCTCTAGCGATACGATGATGAACCTGGCCAATAATTTGAGGGCTTAA
- a CDS encoding flagellar hook-basal body protein, whose protein sequence is MLRGLYTAAAGMMTQQRRHDTVTQNIANMNTTGYKQENSVQRSFPEMLISMTGGNPDNPDRTVGKLNTGVFAEESLSPYIQGALKDSGQTTDFALQSNINVNDPATGRPMAFDQAGKFINANGEVTYRPEAFFTVRDNNGNVRYTRDGHFQVNGTGALLSSTGSAVLDTNGNPIQLTGSVSALKVNERGQLVDSQSNQLLGTTLGISVIDRPYQLVREGNGNFRLNDTDGATARMMTANDTVSVRQGYLEVSNVDAAQSMVDMMAALRAYEANQKVIQFYDKSLDKAVNEVGRV, encoded by the coding sequence ATGTTGAGAGGTTTATATACTGCGGCCGCCGGAATGATGACACAACAACGACGTCATGACACTGTGACGCAAAATATTGCTAATATGAATACCACGGGATATAAACAGGAGAATAGCGTTCAACGCTCATTCCCCGAAATGCTTATTTCCATGACGGGGGGAAACCCTGATAACCCGGACCGTACGGTCGGCAAGCTCAATACTGGCGTTTTTGCTGAGGAAAGCCTCTCTCCTTACATTCAGGGAGCGTTGAAGGATAGTGGACAAACTACGGATTTTGCGTTACAGTCCAATATTAATGTGAACGACCCGGCTACTGGTCGACCTATGGCTTTTGATCAGGCTGGAAAATTCATCAATGCTAACGGTGAAGTCACCTATCGTCCAGAAGCGTTTTTTACGGTACGGGACAATAATGGTAATGTCCGCTATACACGTGATGGGCATTTCCAAGTAAATGGAACGGGAGCATTGCTTTCGTCGACTGGTTCAGCAGTGTTGGATACGAATGGAAACCCAATTCAATTGACGGGGTCTGTCTCAGCGCTTAAAGTAAATGAACGGGGTCAATTGGTGGACAGCCAATCCAACCAGTTGCTCGGAACGACGCTTGGAATTAGTGTTATTGATCGGCCGTACCAGCTCGTTCGTGAGGGCAACGGTAATTTCCGCCTGAATGATACGGATGGTGCTACGGCTAGAATGATGACCGCTAATGATACTGTATCTGTTCGCCAGGGCTATCTGGAAGTATCTAATGTAGATGCTGCTCAGTCGATGGTGGACATGATGGCTGCGTTAAGAGCGTATGAAGCGAATCAGAAGGTTATTCAATTTTATGATAAAAGCTTGGACAAGGCCGTTAACGAAGTAGGCCGTGTATAA
- a CDS encoding rod shape-determining protein translates to MFSNDIGIDLGTANVLIHVKGKGVVLDEPSVVAIESDTKRVLAVGEEARRMVGRTPGNIIAIRPLRDGVIADFEVTEAMLKYFINRVGGKSWYSHPRILICAPTNITSVEQKAIREAAERSGAKEVFLEEEPKAAAIGAGMDIFEPSGNMVVDIGGGTTDVAVLSMGDVVTASSIKMAGDKFDTAIMKYVKTKYKLLIGERTAEDIKIAIGTVHPSGRRAEMDIRGRDMVSGLPKTLSISAEEVQDALRDPVSAIVAAAKFVLEQTPPELSADIIDRGVILTGGGALLSGLDELLAEELRVPVLVAEDPMHCVVKGTGIMLDNLDHVVKKKF, encoded by the coding sequence ATGTTCAGTAATGATATCGGTATCGACCTCGGTACGGCCAACGTGCTTATCCACGTCAAAGGTAAGGGGGTTGTTCTTGACGAACCTTCCGTTGTTGCGATAGAAAGCGATACAAAAAGAGTTCTGGCTGTCGGAGAAGAAGCGCGCCGTATGGTAGGACGTACTCCTGGTAATATCATAGCCATCCGTCCATTGCGTGATGGTGTCATCGCCGATTTTGAAGTAACAGAAGCGATGTTGAAATATTTTATTAATCGGGTAGGGGGAAAAAGCTGGTACAGTCACCCTCGTATTTTGATTTGTGCGCCGACGAACATTACCTCAGTGGAGCAAAAAGCGATTCGTGAAGCGGCGGAGCGTAGCGGGGCGAAAGAAGTATTTTTGGAGGAAGAGCCAAAGGCGGCTGCCATCGGGGCAGGAATGGATATCTTTGAGCCTAGCGGCAACATGGTCGTAGATATCGGTGGCGGAACAACAGACGTTGCAGTCCTCTCTATGGGAGATGTTGTAACAGCTTCTTCTATTAAAATGGCAGGGGACAAATTTGATACAGCCATCATGAAATATGTAAAAACGAAGTACAAGCTTCTCATCGGGGAACGTACGGCTGAGGATATCAAGATTGCTATCGGAACCGTGCATCCGAGCGGACGACGTGCTGAGATGGACATCCGTGGACGGGATATGGTATCCGGATTGCCCAAGACGTTAAGTATTTCCGCGGAAGAAGTGCAGGATGCGCTGAGAGATCCCGTGTCAGCGATTGTAGCTGCAGCTAAGTTTGTACTGGAGCAGACCCCACCGGAGCTATCAGCCGATATTATTGACCGTGGTGTCATTTTGACTGGCGGTGGTGCGTTGCTTAGCGGTTTGGACGAGCTGCTTGCTGAAGAATTGCGTGTTCCAGTGCTGGTTGCTGAAGATCCGATGCATTGTGTCGTTAAAGGTACAGGAATTATGCTGGATAATTTGGATCATGTGGTTAAGAAAAAGTTCTAA
- the spoIIID gene encoding sporulation transcriptional regulator SpoIIID gives MHDYIKERTIKIGRCIVETRNTVRTIAKEFGVSKSTVHKDLTERLPEINPDLADQVKHILEYHKSIRHLRGGEATKIKYKKTSGKRRGILVSGKS, from the coding sequence GTGCACGATTACATCAAGGAACGGACCATCAAAATCGGTCGCTGTATCGTGGAAACAAGGAATACGGTCCGTACGATTGCCAAGGAATTTGGTGTCTCCAAGAGCACGGTGCATAAAGATCTGACCGAACGGCTGCCTGAAATTAACCCGGATCTTGCCGATCAGGTGAAGCACATTCTCGAATACCATAAATCCATCCGCCATCTGCGGGGGGGGGAAGCGACGAAAATTAAGTACAAAAAAACGAGTGGGAAAAGAAGGGGAATTCTTGTTTCCGGCAAGTCCTAA
- a CDS encoding M23 family metallopeptidase yields MSEQNKNQNQNHEDTPKTFQGGRASRPSSWKKLLSKRWAYPAAYIAAAAIILTLVWVYQDASQKSFKPDPASPSLQSTSAVSTDVNEQQPESVEVVAQSENIAWPVADASAVQVVKPFFDENATADEQAAAMVEYDKTFTANTGIDLSRSDDQAFEVRAALSGKVSRVEQHPLVGNVVEITHDNNLKTVYQSLSDLKVKEGDQVKQNDVIASAGRNELEKDLKTHLHFEVYQDDKPVNPAGLLPKK; encoded by the coding sequence ATGAGTGAACAAAATAAAAACCAGAACCAAAATCATGAAGATACACCCAAAACCTTTCAGGGTGGAAGAGCTTCACGGCCGTCTTCGTGGAAAAAGCTGTTGTCCAAAAGGTGGGCATACCCGGCAGCCTACATTGCCGCAGCAGCCATTATACTAACCTTAGTGTGGGTCTATCAGGATGCTAGCCAGAAGTCTTTCAAACCTGACCCAGCTAGTCCATCGTTACAAAGCACAAGCGCAGTGAGTACCGATGTTAACGAACAACAACCAGAAAGTGTGGAGGTTGTTGCTCAGTCAGAAAATATCGCATGGCCGGTGGCAGATGCTAGCGCAGTGCAGGTCGTAAAGCCTTTCTTTGACGAAAACGCGACAGCTGATGAGCAAGCGGCAGCTATGGTAGAGTACGATAAAACATTTACCGCTAATACGGGGATTGACCTTTCTCGGTCCGACGATCAGGCGTTTGAAGTGAGAGCCGCTCTGAGTGGAAAAGTATCTCGTGTGGAACAACATCCGCTGGTAGGTAACGTCGTAGAAATCACGCATGATAATAATCTCAAAACAGTGTACCAAAGCTTGAGCGATCTGAAAGTAAAAGAAGGCGATCAAGTGAAACAAAATGATGTGATTGCTTCAGCAGGTCGCAACGAGCTTGAAAAGGATTTGAAAACACATCTGCATTTTGAAGTGTACCAGGATGACAAGCCGGTGAATCCAGCAGGTCTGCTTCCTAAAAAATAA
- the spoIID gene encoding stage II sporulation protein D, which translates to MKDSQVRIRIPIHHPQEHRQASLAEESSGSIATSLQKNKLMQQHAESTGAFPTIAKTNRRTTALTSTTHTVGTMLPEAGTSPGNTYDASRRRGPQPHLRPAAGRAPRWGSRRPWLPFAAMAGVLVLAMAVPALMAWPRQAAQPLPTGSRTAAPAQSNTTAKSEAPVTRLPGVPPIPAVPAAPARSVPVVAEPDVRVYVTSTGRTETLPLEQYIVGVVAAEMPPSFEEEALKAQAIAARTFITRRLLADDTSGAPAGADVTDTVKHQAYISKAKLTREWERSGKSADLAKIRQAVRETKDTIMVYEGKPITASFFSTSNGYTENSEDVWAKAVPYLRSVSSPWDKQLAPRFTETVTLSRQSVFDRLGLSRAAVTASTGGGSMPEIRILSKTEGHRIKKIEVGGLVFTGPEIRNKLGLRSAEFTWKTEGDRIAITTYGYGHGVGMSQWGANGMAKEGHTATQILLHYYTGISFANASRILS; encoded by the coding sequence ATGAAAGATTCACAGGTTCGCATCCGTATACCAATTCATCATCCTCAGGAACATCGCCAGGCCTCACTTGCGGAGGAAAGCTCTGGCTCTATAGCAACTTCGTTGCAGAAAAATAAACTTATGCAGCAGCATGCAGAATCAACAGGTGCATTTCCGACTATCGCCAAGACCAATCGGCGTACCACAGCGTTGACTTCCACTACTCACACTGTCGGTACGATGCTTCCTGAGGCTGGAACATCGCCCGGTAACACATACGACGCAAGCAGGCGGCGGGGACCGCAGCCGCATCTGCGACCTGCAGCCGGGCGAGCTCCGCGTTGGGGCAGCCGCCGCCCATGGCTGCCATTTGCCGCCATGGCAGGGGTGCTGGTGCTTGCCATGGCTGTGCCCGCACTCATGGCATGGCCTCGCCAGGCGGCGCAGCCTTTGCCGACTGGGAGCCGCACAGCCGCACCCGCGCAGTCTAATACGACGGCAAAGAGCGAGGCACCCGTCACGCGCCTGCCGGGTGTCCCACCGATACCGGCCGTACCCGCTGCTCCAGCGCGTAGCGTTCCGGTCGTGGCAGAGCCGGACGTGCGGGTGTACGTCACGTCTACTGGCCGGACGGAGACATTACCTTTGGAGCAATACATTGTCGGCGTAGTAGCAGCTGAAATGCCGCCCAGCTTTGAGGAAGAGGCATTGAAAGCACAGGCTATCGCCGCGCGTACGTTCATTACCCGGCGTTTGTTGGCTGATGACACCAGCGGCGCCCCGGCGGGCGCAGATGTGACAGATACCGTTAAACACCAGGCTTACATCTCCAAAGCTAAACTTACTAGAGAATGGGAGCGTTCTGGTAAATCCGCAGATCTGGCAAAAATTCGCCAGGCTGTGCGCGAGACTAAGGATACAATCATGGTATATGAGGGTAAACCCATTACAGCTTCTTTTTTTTCTACCAGCAACGGCTATACTGAAAATTCAGAGGATGTATGGGCGAAGGCCGTGCCCTATTTACGAAGTGTGTCTAGTCCATGGGACAAGCAGCTGGCCCCCCGTTTTACAGAAACCGTCACACTGAGCCGTCAGAGCGTGTTCGATAGATTGGGATTGAGTCGTGCTGCGGTCACTGCTTCTACTGGAGGTGGGAGTATGCCAGAGATTCGTATACTCTCCAAGACAGAAGGGCATCGCATCAAGAAGATTGAGGTGGGAGGCTTGGTCTTTACGGGGCCGGAGATTCGTAACAAACTAGGGCTGCGATCGGCTGAATTTACGTGGAAGACCGAAGGGGACCGGATTGCAATAACAACCTACGGGTATGGCCATGGCGTCGGTATGAGCCAGTGGGGAGCCAATGGAATGGCCAAGGAAGGTCATACCGCCACTCAGATTCTTCTTCACTATTATACTGGCATTTCTTTTGCGAATGCCTCTCGTATTCTAAGTTAG
- the murA gene encoding UDP-N-acetylglucosamine 1-carboxyvinyltransferase, translating to MSKFIVRGGNRLTGSVKVSGAKNSVLPIIAASLLGEEGESVIMDAPPLDDVMTINKVLESLGAGVTYQDEVIRVDARKIISCEAPYEWVRKMRASFLVMGPLLTRLGRTRISLPGGCAIGTRPIDQHLKGFEALGAEISLGQGFIEAKSNGRLRGAKVYLDVASVGATENIMMAATLAEGVTTIENAAKEPEIVDLANFLNGMGAKVRGAGTGVIRIEGVEKLHGVKHTVIPDRVEAGTYMVAAAITGGNVYVEGAISDHLGPVISKMEEMGVTIQPDENGIRVIADKPLKAVDVKTLPYPGFPTDMQSQMMALQLAAEGTSIITETVFENRFMHVDEFHLMNAEIKVEGRSAIVTGNAKLTGAKVTSTDLRAGAALILTGLIAEGTTEVSGVHHIDRGYVHLAEKLTGLGADIYRVTVDESKLDHSASTERVVAEETPGNLFKKIQPSLA from the coding sequence ATGAGCAAATTTATCGTCCGCGGTGGCAACAGATTGACCGGGAGTGTCAAAGTCAGCGGAGCCAAAAACTCAGTTCTGCCGATCATCGCCGCTTCTCTGTTAGGAGAAGAAGGAGAAAGTGTTATTATGGATGCACCTCCTCTAGACGATGTGATGACCATTAACAAAGTGCTGGAGTCCTTAGGAGCAGGCGTTACATACCAAGACGAGGTCATTCGTGTTGACGCGCGGAAGATAATTTCCTGTGAAGCCCCTTACGAGTGGGTTAGGAAAATGCGCGCATCATTTTTGGTTATGGGGCCATTGCTTACACGTTTGGGACGTACAAGAATCTCGCTTCCAGGCGGATGCGCAATTGGAACAAGACCTATTGATCAGCATTTGAAGGGGTTCGAAGCGTTGGGCGCCGAGATAAGCTTGGGCCAGGGCTTTATTGAAGCTAAAAGTAACGGTCGTCTGCGCGGAGCTAAAGTTTATTTGGATGTGGCCAGCGTAGGAGCAACCGAGAATATTATGATGGCCGCTACTCTTGCTGAGGGCGTAACTACCATTGAGAATGCTGCTAAGGAACCTGAGATCGTTGATCTCGCCAACTTCCTGAATGGCATGGGAGCCAAAGTACGCGGTGCAGGCACAGGCGTAATTCGTATAGAAGGCGTCGAGAAGCTGCATGGTGTAAAACATACGGTCATTCCCGACCGGGTAGAAGCAGGTACTTATATGGTTGCTGCTGCGATCACAGGCGGGAACGTATATGTAGAAGGCGCAATATCCGATCATTTGGGACCGGTTATATCCAAGATGGAAGAAATGGGTGTAACGATTCAACCCGATGAAAATGGTATTCGTGTCATTGCGGATAAGCCGCTAAAGGCCGTTGATGTTAAAACGCTGCCTTATCCTGGGTTTCCAACCGATATGCAGTCTCAGATGATGGCACTTCAACTTGCCGCTGAAGGAACGAGCATCATTACGGAAACTGTGTTTGAAAATCGTTTCATGCATGTGGATGAGTTTCATCTCATGAATGCAGAAATTAAAGTCGAAGGTCGTTCGGCGATTGTAACTGGCAATGCTAAGCTGACGGGTGCGAAAGTAACCTCGACAGATTTGCGTGCAGGTGCGGCGTTAATTCTGACTGGACTTATTGCAGAAGGTACAACGGAGGTATCTGGCGTTCATCACATCGATCGTGGTTACGTTCATTTGGCTGAGAAACTGACTGGATTGGGAGCGGATATTTACAGAGTGACTGTAGATGAATCCAAACTGGATCATTCGGCTAGCACAGAGCGTGTTGTGGCAGAAGAAACGCCGGGGAATCTGTTCAAGAAGATTCAGCCTTCCCTCGCCTAA
- a CDS encoding DUF1146 family protein, with amino-acid sequence MNGKQQLAEQLSQSASMTALISMIVSLICIALAWWALQSLKLDLLIRQPKGPQGRLLHLFLAIILGQLVSGFLLSYISWSQML; translated from the coding sequence ATGAACGGGAAGCAGCAGTTGGCTGAACAGTTAAGTCAATCGGCGAGTATGACCGCGCTGATCTCTATGATCGTATCGCTCATCTGTATAGCGTTAGCTTGGTGGGCTTTGCAAAGCTTAAAGCTGGATTTACTAATTCGGCAACCCAAAGGACCGCAGGGCAGATTGCTGCACTTGTTTCTTGCTATTATTTTGGGACAGTTGGTTTCTGGTTTCTTATTGAGCTACATCTCTTGGAGCCAGATGCTGTAG
- a CDS encoding F0F1 ATP synthase subunit epsilon: MSTYLLEIVTPERLVYAEQVNSISVRGSEGDLGILPGHLPLVTPLKIAPVRIKIGGQTEVIAVNGGFIEVRKDKVVILAESAERSEDIDVERARAARERAELRLQSKQEQIDHHRAEVALQRALNRLNATSIRTNKN; this comes from the coding sequence GTGAGCACCTATTTACTAGAGATTGTGACGCCGGAGCGCCTGGTCTATGCAGAACAGGTAAACAGCATCAGTGTTCGCGGCTCGGAAGGCGATCTTGGGATTTTACCAGGACACCTTCCCTTGGTCACTCCCTTGAAGATTGCACCGGTTCGCATTAAAATCGGTGGTCAAACCGAAGTGATTGCGGTCAATGGGGGCTTTATTGAGGTCCGCAAAGACAAAGTGGTCATTTTGGCTGAGAGTGCGGAACGTTCCGAAGATATTGATGTGGAACGTGCCCGTGCGGCAAGGGAGCGGGCAGAACTGCGGCTCCAGAGCAAGCAGGAACAGATAGACCATCATCGGGCAGAAGTCGCTCTGCAACGGGCGCTTAACCGATTGAATGCCACAAGTATCAGAACCAATAAGAATTAA
- the atpD gene encoding F0F1 ATP synthase subunit beta, giving the protein MNKGRVVSIMGPVVDVEFERGQLPEILNAIHIGTVLESGVKIDLTLEASKHLGDNRVRCIAMSSTDGLVRGAEAIDLGAPISVPVGEATLGRVFNVLGTPIDNGADMSEAARNPIHRQAPSFEELTTQAEMLETGIKVIDLLAPYAKGGKVGLFGGAGVGKTVTIQELINNIAQEHGGISVFAGVGERTREGNDLYHEMRDSGVINKTAMVFGQMNEPPGARLRVALTGLTMAEYFRDQEGRDVLLFIDNIFRFTQAGSEVSALLGRMPSAVGYQPTLATEMGQLQERITSTKKGSVTSIQAIYVPADDYTDPAPATTFAHLDATTNLERKISEMGIYPAVDPLASSSRILSPDVVGEEHYNVAQGVKQILARYNELQDIIAILGMDELSEEDKMLVARARKIQRFLSQPFHVAEAFNGFPGKYVPVKETVRSFKEILEGKHDNLPEAAFLFVGAIEEAVEKAKTL; this is encoded by the coding sequence ATGAACAAAGGACGCGTAGTGAGCATCATGGGTCCGGTTGTCGACGTTGAGTTTGAACGTGGACAGCTTCCGGAAATTCTGAATGCTATTCATATTGGGACTGTGCTGGAGAGCGGAGTCAAAATTGATCTGACGCTCGAAGCTTCAAAACATCTAGGTGACAACCGTGTGCGTTGTATTGCCATGTCTTCCACAGATGGTTTGGTTCGTGGAGCTGAAGCAATAGATCTGGGAGCGCCTATCTCTGTACCTGTCGGCGAAGCTACTCTTGGACGTGTATTTAACGTGCTTGGAACGCCAATTGACAATGGTGCTGATATGAGTGAAGCGGCTAGAAATCCGATTCACCGTCAAGCGCCTTCTTTCGAAGAACTGACAACTCAAGCAGAGATGCTCGAAACTGGTATTAAAGTTATCGACTTGCTGGCTCCTTATGCCAAGGGCGGTAAAGTCGGATTGTTTGGTGGTGCTGGTGTAGGTAAAACCGTAACCATTCAAGAACTGATTAACAATATCGCTCAGGAGCATGGTGGTATTTCTGTATTTGCGGGTGTTGGTGAACGCACACGTGAAGGAAATGACTTGTACCATGAAATGAGAGATTCCGGCGTTATCAACAAAACAGCGATGGTGTTCGGACAAATGAACGAGCCCCCAGGTGCACGTTTGCGTGTTGCCCTCACAGGTCTAACGATGGCGGAATATTTCCGTGACCAAGAAGGCCGTGATGTGTTGCTCTTTATTGATAACATTTTCCGCTTTACCCAAGCAGGCTCTGAGGTTTCTGCCCTGTTGGGACGTATGCCTTCTGCAGTAGGTTACCAGCCTACGCTGGCAACTGAGATGGGTCAATTGCAAGAACGGATCACTTCTACTAAAAAAGGTTCCGTTACTTCCATTCAGGCGATCTACGTGCCTGCGGATGACTATACTGACCCGGCTCCTGCTACAACGTTCGCTCACTTGGATGCTACAACGAATCTGGAACGTAAAATTTCCGAAATGGGTATTTACCCGGCGGTTGATCCACTCGCATCGAGCTCCCGTATTTTGTCTCCAGACGTTGTGGGTGAAGAGCATTACAATGTAGCGCAAGGGGTAAAACAAATTTTGGCCCGCTACAATGAGCTTCAGGATATTATTGCGATTCTGGGTATGGACGAGTTGAGTGAAGAAGATAAAATGCTGGTAGCACGTGCCCGTAAAATCCAGCGTTTCCTTTCACAACCTTTCCACGTTGCTGAGGCATTTAACGGCTTCCCGGGTAAATATGTACCGGTTAAAGAAACGGTGCGTAGCTTCAAAGAAATTTTGGAAGGCAAGCATGACAACCTTCCAGAAGCGGCCTTCCTTTTTGTAGGAGCCATTGAAGAAGCAGTTGAAAAAGCTAAAACGTTGTAA
- the atpG gene encoding ATP synthase F1 subunit gamma — MAKGMRDIKRQIKSVQSSKQITKAMEMVAASKLRRAQEKAESARPYSEKLKEVVSSIASGANNIKHPMLESRPVKKTAYLIITSDRGLAGGYNANILRQVTQTIAERHRSQDEFVIFIIGRKGRDYFRRREFPIAESVTDLSDTPAFSDIKTIASKAVQGFELKEFDELYLCYNRFVNALTQIPTVDRLLPMATPDSATASSSINYEYEPSPEGVLEVLLPRYAETLIYGALLDGKASELGAKMTAMGAATKNATKLIGELSLTYNRARQAAITQEITEIVAGANAQS, encoded by the coding sequence ATGGCAAAAGGTATGCGCGACATTAAACGTCAGATTAAAAGTGTGCAGAGTTCGAAGCAGATTACGAAAGCGATGGAAATGGTCGCTGCCTCCAAACTGAGAAGAGCTCAAGAGAAAGCAGAGTCGGCTCGACCTTACTCGGAAAAGCTCAAAGAAGTTGTGAGTAGTATTGCCTCTGGAGCGAATAACATCAAGCATCCAATGCTGGAGAGTCGTCCGGTTAAAAAGACGGCTTATCTCATCATTACATCTGATCGTGGTCTGGCTGGTGGTTATAACGCTAATATTCTGCGACAGGTTACGCAGACGATTGCTGAACGTCACCGTTCACAGGATGAATTCGTGATTTTCATCATTGGGCGAAAAGGACGGGATTATTTCAGACGTCGTGAATTCCCTATTGCAGAATCGGTAACAGATCTATCAGATACACCTGCATTTTCAGATATCAAAACGATTGCTAGCAAAGCCGTACAAGGCTTTGAACTTAAAGAATTTGATGAGCTTTATCTATGCTATAACCGCTTTGTTAACGCATTGACTCAAATTCCAACAGTTGATCGGTTGTTGCCGATGGCAACACCGGATTCAGCTACAGCTTCATCCTCAATTAATTATGAGTATGAACCTTCACCAGAGGGAGTGCTGGAAGTATTGCTGCCCCGTTATGCGGAAACGCTCATTTACGGCGCTTTACTGGATGGTAAAGCAAGTGAACTGGGAGCGAAAATGACGGCGATGGGAGCTGCTACGAAGAATGCTACCAAGTTGATTGGAGAGCTTTCCTTGACCTATAACCGTGCTCGTCAAGCGGCTATTACCCAGGAAATTACGGAAATTGTCGCAGGGGCTAACGCTCAGTCTTAA